One genomic segment of Pempheris klunzingeri isolate RE-2024b chromosome 21, fPemKlu1.hap1, whole genome shotgun sequence includes these proteins:
- the wasf3b gene encoding wiskott-Aldrich syndrome protein family member 3b has translation MPLVKRNIEPRHLCRGELPEGIGSELECVMNNTLSAIIRQLSSLSKHAEDIFGELFKEANTFYLRANSLQDRIDRLAVKVTQLDSTVEEVSLQDINMRKAFRSSTTQDQQVVSKSSVPNPVREMYNLSDKPPPLNILSTYRDDNKEALKFYTDPSYFFNLWKEKMLQDTEDKRKEKRKQKEQRRCVDGTLQREVKKVRKARNRRQEWNMMALDKELRPDHRHTIHRDRGASSEGSMSPENRGHGPDLHHYPNSMNHAGHAHTYSGPPPSVLAAQMAAGHRGGGELDNRGRTMMAYQGGTLGRSHHHQVPLPPPPAEAMNGGSASLPPMDYSMDGYANTGPPPPPPAPLIPSAQTAFASPPGGLMPPGPMAAAGGYAPPPPPVSGAHAAPPPPGPPPPPLPAGASHSITHKMSSAPTETSVVNDARSDLLAAIRMGIQLKKVQEQQEQQAKREPVGNDVATILSRRIAVEYSDSEDDSELEENDWSD, from the exons ATGCCGCTGGTGAAGAGGAACATCGAGCCCCGTCACCTCTGCCGAGGGGAGCTCCCTGAGGGCATTGGCAGCGAGCTGGAGTGTGTGATGAACAACACTCTCTCTGCCATCATCCGTCAGCTCAGCAGCCTGA GTAAACATGCGGAGGATATATTTGGCGAGCTGTTTAAGGAGGCCAACACCTTCTACCTGCGTGCCAACTCTCTCCAGGACCGCATTGACCGGCTGGCCGTCAAGGTCACCCAGCTGGACTCCACCGTAGAAGAAG TTTCCTTACAAGACATCAACATGAGGAAAGCCTTCAGGAGCTCCACCACTCAGGACCAGCAGGTGGTGTCCAAGAGCAGCGTGCCCAATCCTGTCCGAGAGATGTACAATCTGAGCGACAAGCCTCCGCCACTCAACATCCTCTCAACATACAG GGATGACAACAAGGAAGCACTTAAATTCTACACCGATCCCTCCTACTTCTTCAACCTGTGGAAGGAGAAGATGCTGCAGGACACAGAGGataagaggaaagagaagaggaagcagaag GAGCAGAGGCGCTGTGTGGATGGGACATTacagagggaggtgaagaaggtCAGAAAGGCGAGAAATCGTCGGCAGGAGTGGAACATGATGGCTCTGGATAAAGAGCTGAGGCCCGACCACCGACACAccatacacagagacagaggggctTCCTCTGAGGGCTCAATGTCACCAGAGAACAG GGGTCACGGCCCCGATCTGCACCACTATCCCAACTCCATGAACCACGCCGGCCACGCCCACACCTACTCCGGCCCACCGCCCAGCGTCCTGGCTGCCCAGATGGCTGCCGGGCACCGTGGAGGAGGTGAACTCGATAATAGAGGCAGGACAATGATGGCCTATCAGGGTGGGACACTGGGGCGATCCCACCACCACCAAGTCCCGCTGCCTCCTCCACCCGCCGAGGCTATGAACGGTGGCTCTGCGTCCCTTCCACCAATGGACTACAG TATGGATGGCTATGCCAACACtggcccccctccccctcctccagcccctctcATCCCCTCTGCCCAGACTGCCTTTGCCTCTCCTCCTGGAGGTCTGATGCCTCCCGGGCCAATGGCCGCTGCTGGCGGCTACGCTCCGCCTCCACCACCTGTATCTGGAGCCCAtgcagctccacctccccctggtcctcctcctcctccccttccagCTGGTGCGTCCCACTCCATCACCCACAAAATGTCCTCCGCTCCCACTGAGACCTCAGTGGTCAACGATGCCCGCAGTGATCTGCTGGCTGCTATACGTATGG GCATCCAGTTGAAGAaggtgcaggagcagcaggagcagcaggctAAGAGGGAGCCGGTTGGAAACGACGTGGCCACCATCCTGTCGAGGCGCATCGCTGTGGAATACTCCGACTCCGAGGACGACTCCGAGTTGGAGGAGAACGATTGGTCGGATTAA